The following proteins are co-located in the Spirosoma montaniterrae genome:
- a CDS encoding asparagine synthetase B, which translates to MKRHVSLWLLFSIGCCALCARANSVLIPMDDRQANHLKAYGIAYKWLKDDQEVDWLLNYRGGSFLITSSAALETECRVRGVSFETLSDAQAASLRQQIGNPDVNMNVVTLQKAAKIIVYSPVKVSPSEFENTDAVLLVLTYAEIPYEIVYDEEILKGDLPKYDWLHLHHEDFTGQFGRSLHRMTLADMKAQEDIAKKYGFSKVSQMKLAVAKGIKSFCTGGGYLFAMCSGAETLDIALAAEGVDIVSSSYDGDGMDADAQSKLDFDKTLAFQNFTLEGDNGYRGFSTFSDINATGGRGYDQPQGFFQLFDFSAKWDVIPAMLTQNHEHIIKEFIGQTTAFRKTAVKPSALVMGEGKTSDRYIYGEVGRGQWTFYGGHDPEGTRGGGSWRTPTDLNLHPHSPGYRLILNNVLFPSARKKKRKT; encoded by the coding sequence ATGAAACGACACGTCTCTCTCTGGCTGCTTTTTTCGATTGGCTGCTGCGCCCTGTGCGCACGGGCCAACTCCGTCCTGATTCCGATGGACGACCGACAGGCCAACCACCTCAAAGCCTACGGTATTGCGTATAAATGGCTGAAAGACGATCAGGAAGTCGACTGGCTGCTGAATTACCGGGGCGGTTCGTTTCTGATTACCAGTAGCGCGGCTCTCGAAACCGAGTGTCGGGTGCGGGGCGTATCGTTCGAGACGCTTTCCGATGCGCAGGCGGCCTCGCTCCGGCAGCAAATTGGCAACCCCGACGTGAACATGAATGTCGTGACGTTGCAGAAAGCGGCTAAAATCATCGTCTATTCACCCGTAAAAGTCAGCCCGTCGGAGTTTGAAAATACTGACGCCGTATTGCTCGTGTTGACCTACGCCGAGATTCCTTACGAGATTGTTTACGACGAAGAGATTCTGAAAGGCGACCTGCCCAAATACGACTGGCTGCATTTGCACCACGAAGATTTTACCGGGCAGTTTGGCCGCAGCCTGCACCGCATGACGCTGGCCGATATGAAAGCGCAGGAAGACATCGCCAAAAAATACGGATTCTCGAAAGTCTCGCAGATGAAATTAGCCGTGGCGAAGGGCATTAAATCGTTCTGCACGGGGGGCGGCTACCTGTTTGCCATGTGTTCAGGTGCCGAAACGCTCGACATTGCGCTGGCGGCTGAAGGTGTCGATATTGTCAGCAGCAGCTACGACGGCGACGGCATGGACGCCGACGCGCAAAGCAAACTCGACTTCGACAAAACGCTGGCCTTTCAGAATTTCACGCTTGAAGGCGACAATGGCTACCGGGGCTTTTCGACCTTCTCCGACATTAACGCAACGGGCGGACGCGGCTACGATCAGCCGCAGGGATTTTTTCAACTGTTCGACTTTTCGGCCAAGTGGGACGTTATTCCGGCCATGCTGACCCAGAACCACGAACACATCATCAAAGAGTTTATCGGCCAAACTACGGCTTTTCGCAAAACAGCCGTGAAGCCGAGCGCACTCGTGATGGGCGAAGGCAAAACCTCTGACCGCTACATTTACGGTGAAGTAGGGCGTGGGCAATGGACGTTCTACGGCGGTCACGACCCCGAAGGCACACGCGGGGGCGGAAGCTGGCGCACCCCCACCGACCTCAACCTGCACCCTCACTCGCCCGGCTACCGGCTCATTCTCA